One Peribacillus simplex NBRC 15720 = DSM 1321 genomic region harbors:
- a CDS encoding DUF5050 domain-containing protein: MSLNGENIKKLNDTVSYIQIIDDADEQFLYYTDTEDHLYKVDKQNGKEMKITDQKFSSLIVDENWIYYLNPSDHYHVYKMKKNGEQNQLLMDKEVSDINELDNWIYYKIMVMRTSSELKRMGKEIHYFQSISRCLSLL, translated from the coding sequence TTGTCACTAAACGGAGAAAACATAAAGAAATTGAATGATACAGTTTCGTATATTCAGATTATTGATGATGCAGATGAGCAATTTCTCTATTATACAGATACAGAAGATCACTTGTATAAAGTGGATAAACAAAATGGTAAGGAAATGAAAATAACCGATCAGAAGTTTTCATCCTTAATCGTAGATGAAAACTGGATTTATTACTTGAATCCAAGTGATCATTACCATGTCTATAAAATGAAAAAGAATGGGGAACAAAATCAATTATTGATGGATAAAGAAGTGTCAGATATAAATGAACTGGATAATTGGATCTACTACAAAATAATGGTCATGAGGACATCTTCCGAGTTAAAACGGATGGGAAAGGAAATACATTATTTTCAAAGCATAAGTAGGTGTCTGTCACTACTCTAA
- a CDS encoding CPCC family cysteine-rich protein yields MKYTCPCCGYKTLDEEPPGTYDICKICFWEDDNYQYKYPDEDGGANHVSLKEAQQNYINFGVSDKEYINNVRQPNKSDIKDPNWKPLE; encoded by the coding sequence TTGAAGTATACATGCCCATGCTGTGGCTATAAAACTTTAGATGAAGAACCACCTGGAACATATGATATTTGTAAAATCTGTTTTTGGGAAGATGATAATTACCAATATAAATATCCTGATGAGGATGGTGGAGCAAATCATGTTTCCTTAAAAGAAGCACAACAAAATTATATAAACTTTGGAGTTTCTGATAAAGAATATATAAATAATGTTAGACAGCCTAATAAGTCCGATATAAAAGATCCAAATTGGAAACCTCTTGAGTAA
- a CDS encoding DUF2500 domain-containing protein — translation MDGFGGSGDWVFTGAPDFIGIMFVIFFIVIIVQLFIGLSQWKKNEESPRLVVPAIVKSKRTKVTRNVHTNDQNVSSQSTSTTYFSTFEFESGDRGEFRLSGREFGILAEGDNGTLTFQGTRYIDFARKDHGVS, via the coding sequence ATGGACGGTTTTGGCGGAAGCGGGGATTGGGTATTCACAGGTGCTCCAGACTTTATCGGAATTATGTTTGTTATCTTTTTTATAGTCATCATCGTTCAATTATTCATCGGGCTTAGTCAATGGAAGAAAAACGAGGAATCCCCTCGCTTGGTGGTTCCTGCTATCGTGAAAAGTAAACGGACAAAAGTCACGAGAAATGTTCACACAAACGATCAAAATGTCTCCTCGCAAAGTACCTCTACGACCTATTTTAGTACATTTGAATTTGAGAGTGGAGATCGGGGCGAATTCCGTCTTTCAGGCAGGGAGTTTGGTATTCTTGCAGAAGGGGATAACGGCACTTTAACCTTCCAAGGAACAAGGTATATTGATTTTGCCAGGAAGGATCATGGAGTCTCATAA
- a CDS encoding zinc ribbon domain-containing protein: MSEKGCMKCGSNDAAKKDVAMTGTGLSKMFDVQNNQFTVVYCKQCGYSEFYNKQSSAGSNLLDLFFG; encoded by the coding sequence ATGAGCGAAAAGGGTTGTATGAAATGCGGAAGCAATGATGCTGCTAAGAAGGATGTAGCCATGACAGGAACAGGCTTGTCAAAAATGTTCGATGTCCAGAATAATCAATTTACGGTTGTGTATTGCAAGCAGTGCGGTTATTCGGAGTTTTATAATAAGCAATCATCTGCAGGCAGTAATCTGCTGGATCTTTTCTTTGGATGA
- a CDS encoding LysR family transcriptional regulator, which produces MNFFQLEVFLQVVEHESFTKAGDRIGLTQSGVSHNITALETELGVTLLKRDRKGITLTTAGEQVIPHMRAIAANLAHIEQKIAAVNGMEIGKITIGSFPSFTARFIPLLFSAFKEKYPNIDLLIHEGGYEEILKWVEEGTVDVGFAAKPVKNVEFIHLLTDPLSAVVYEGHPLSERTVINLEDFVDEPFIMLRSGCETLIEDRFLEAKLKPNISYDIKDNQTVLSMVAGKLGITIMPDLALPEKPERIKSLPLNPELSREIGLVMKSSKDLSPVAKEFSKVVQDHFIG; this is translated from the coding sequence TTGAACTTTTTTCAGTTGGAAGTCTTTTTACAAGTTGTTGAACACGAAAGTTTTACGAAAGCGGGAGACCGGATCGGACTGACTCAATCAGGCGTGAGCCATAACATTACAGCACTTGAAACGGAACTTGGTGTGACTTTATTAAAGCGTGACCGCAAAGGTATAACACTCACGACTGCGGGAGAACAGGTTATTCCACATATGCGGGCCATCGCTGCCAACCTTGCACATATCGAGCAAAAAATTGCAGCTGTGAATGGAATGGAAATCGGGAAAATAACAATTGGCAGTTTTCCAAGCTTTACTGCCAGATTCATACCTCTGCTATTCTCTGCCTTTAAAGAAAAATACCCTAATATTGATTTGCTGATTCATGAAGGAGGATATGAGGAAATCTTAAAATGGGTAGAAGAAGGAACAGTGGACGTCGGCTTTGCAGCAAAACCAGTAAAGAACGTGGAATTCATCCATCTGCTAACAGATCCTTTATCAGCTGTCGTATACGAGGGCCATCCACTTTCAGAGAGAACCGTAATTAACCTAGAGGACTTCGTTGATGAACCATTCATCATGCTGCGATCTGGCTGCGAAACACTTATAGAAGATAGGTTCCTTGAAGCCAAGCTAAAACCAAACATTTCATACGACATTAAAGACAATCAAACGGTCCTATCAATGGTAGCAGGAAAATTAGGCATCACGATTATGCCCGACCTGGCTTTGCCGGAAAAACCGGAACGTATCAAAAGCCTGCCCTTGAATCCGGAACTTTCCCGGGAGATTGGATTGGTCATGAAGTCGTCTAAAGACCTTTCACCCGTCGCAAAGGAATTTTCAAAAGTCGTTCAAGACCATTTCATCGGGTAA
- a CDS encoding NADH-dependent flavin oxidoreductase, whose protein sequence is MMKRKYEQIFSPYTLSNGSVLKNRIVVAPMTTYSGQEDGLVSDQELAYYKRRADGPAMFITAAAAISPVATSFPRQMKVYDEQSIAGLKQLAKTIKSKGAKAILQLHHGGSESLPSCTGGEKMVSPSGIIATVYKEMGGEYIPRSMSHTEILSTIQDFGRATRHAIRSGFDGVEIHGANGYLLQQFFSPHSNRRRDHWGGNLENRMHFPLAVIAEVKRIRDLYADKEFIIGYRFSPEEPEEVGLKMDDTAALVDKLASQELSYLHLSVKNVWSIPRSGLNMGLTRTEIIRDIIAGRTSFISLGSIHTPEEANAVLEKNIPLFALGRELLMEPDWANKIKEGREDEIMTTLPRDSRCKLMIPDHMWENIITRDGMPEK, encoded by the coding sequence ATGATGAAACGGAAATACGAGCAAATTTTTTCACCGTACACGCTTTCTAATGGATCGGTTCTTAAAAACAGGATTGTAGTTGCGCCCATGACCACTTATTCAGGTCAAGAGGATGGCTTGGTTTCTGACCAGGAATTAGCTTACTATAAAAGAAGAGCAGATGGACCCGCCATGTTCATTACTGCCGCTGCCGCCATTTCCCCTGTTGCTACAAGCTTTCCCCGGCAAATGAAAGTATATGACGAGCAAAGCATCGCTGGACTCAAACAGCTTGCAAAAACAATCAAATCAAAAGGTGCAAAAGCAATTCTCCAGCTTCATCATGGAGGAAGCGAGAGCCTTCCAAGCTGTACAGGCGGAGAAAAAATGGTAAGTCCGAGTGGAATCATTGCAACCGTTTATAAAGAAATGGGCGGGGAATACATTCCAAGGTCAATGAGCCACACTGAGATTCTATCCACTATTCAAGACTTTGGAAGAGCCACCCGCCATGCCATTCGTTCAGGATTCGACGGCGTGGAAATCCATGGAGCGAATGGATATCTCCTTCAGCAGTTTTTCTCACCCCACTCTAACAGACGGAGAGATCATTGGGGAGGGAATTTGGAGAATAGAATGCATTTTCCACTTGCCGTCATCGCGGAGGTGAAGCGAATCCGTGATCTATACGCAGACAAGGAATTCATTATTGGGTATCGCTTCTCCCCTGAAGAACCGGAAGAAGTCGGATTAAAAATGGATGACACAGCTGCATTGGTAGATAAATTGGCAAGCCAAGAGCTTTCCTATTTACACCTTTCTGTTAAAAATGTCTGGTCCATCCCCAGAAGTGGATTGAATATGGGGTTAACAAGGACCGAAATCATCCGCGATATCATCGCAGGCAGGACCAGTTTCATATCACTTGGATCGATTCATACACCAGAGGAAGCAAATGCTGTGCTGGAGAAAAATATACCGCTTTTCGCATTAGGAAGAGAACTACTGATGGAACCGGACTGGGCTAATAAAATAAAGGAGGGTAGGGAAGACGAGATCATGACGACCTTGCCGCGCGATAGCAGGTGTAAATTAATGATTCCAGATCATATGTGGGAGAATATCATCACTCGTGACGGCATGCCCGAGAAATGA
- a CDS encoding DMT family transporter yields MNKIALFQLSLAMTIFGSVGFFSELSGLPALELVFVRCICAAVFLCAAWMITGHFKKERWNGREVMLIIFCAVANLLNWIFLFKSFELISVTIAISLYHLAPIIVLIIGSFIFREKMTLFSILAISLCFIGTLFIMGTDGFRSSSPEWEGIMYGIIAAFFYAATMLLGKSIKKTSVYATTFLQMFIGFLLLIPFVDFSVYTTLKTSEWLYTVLTGIVHTGVVYLLFFNSIRHLPTNVVSFMIFVDPAVAILLDILLSGFQPDRIQILGISLIFIGVVYSLKTSRPTENDVMQKRPHTM; encoded by the coding sequence ATGAATAAAATTGCACTTTTTCAACTGTCTCTAGCCATGACAATCTTTGGTTCTGTCGGTTTCTTTTCAGAACTATCAGGACTTCCTGCATTGGAACTGGTTTTTGTTCGCTGCATTTGTGCTGCTGTATTCTTATGTGCAGCATGGATGATCACCGGACATTTCAAGAAGGAAAGATGGAATGGTAGAGAGGTAATGCTTATCATTTTCTGCGCAGTGGCCAACTTGTTAAACTGGATATTCCTCTTTAAATCTTTCGAACTGATATCCGTGACAATTGCCATTTCTCTTTATCATTTAGCTCCGATCATTGTACTCATTATAGGCAGCTTCATATTTAGGGAGAAAATGACTTTATTCTCCATCCTGGCAATTTCACTTTGTTTCATTGGCACATTATTCATTATGGGAACAGATGGATTTCGATCATCATCTCCTGAATGGGAAGGCATCATGTATGGAATCATTGCTGCGTTTTTCTATGCGGCAACCATGCTTTTAGGAAAGAGCATTAAAAAGACAAGTGTATATGCGACCACTTTTCTGCAAATGTTCATTGGATTCCTATTATTGATTCCTTTTGTAGATTTTTCAGTATACACAACGCTAAAAACTTCCGAATGGCTTTATACGGTACTTACTGGCATCGTTCATACAGGCGTCGTGTATCTTCTATTTTTTAATAGTATTCGCCATTTGCCTACAAATGTAGTATCTTTCATGATTTTTGTAGATCCGGCAGTTGCCATCCTATTGGATATTCTGCTTTCAGGATTTCAACCGGACAGGATTCAAATCTTGGGTATTTCATTGATTTTCATTGGAGTGGTCTATTCGCTTAAGACTTCAAGACCGACTGAAAATGATGTCATGCAGAAAAGGCCGCACACAATGTGA
- a CDS encoding LysM peptidoglycan-binding domain-containing protein, which yields MLSLLCMCLFPTNGHSSSKTQNVGSVKVDNTKVFSSPKLSSTLLKTLKKGEEFPIISSVVGDSASPIIHKVKTGNTLWKVANQYGVSVSALQKENKLTSSDITVGQSLKIPQKYKIHKVVSGDTLWKISSKYKVTTSDLTKLNNLQTVTLKVGQKLKIPDYYYQVQLLGGKKGWIKKSQLQKRAQKRIVMGWTHNGSKENYTQQIKHPNLNVVSPRSYTLTDTGNYVSVSVDEKLVQNAHKQGKQVWQLIGNKFDPVLTGSVLGSTKKRQKLVSTLRDSLVKTKSDGINVDFENIDPKNKKDFVLFIGELKKALKPHGIKVSVDVTRENEDPFWSKSLDRKALGKIADYIIIMGYDEHWGGSPVAGSVSSLPWIKEGTKLLMKEVPAHKIILAVPFYTREWVTDLSTNKVKSHDRTMAEVNKIISSHKLKKVWDKKTQQNHVEYTSKGKKYQIWIEDKKSMKLRIDLVKQNHLGGVSAWYIGSETPDIWDVYHFNQ from the coding sequence ATGTTAAGCCTTCTTTGTATGTGTCTCTTTCCAACCAATGGTCATTCATCAAGTAAAACCCAAAACGTAGGTTCTGTTAAAGTGGACAATACAAAAGTTTTTAGTTCTCCTAAATTAAGTTCTACTCTATTAAAGACCTTAAAAAAGGGCGAGGAGTTTCCCATCATTTCTTCTGTCGTTGGGGATTCCGCGAGCCCTATCATTCATAAAGTAAAGACTGGAAACACATTATGGAAAGTAGCAAATCAATATGGAGTTTCAGTAAGTGCGTTACAAAAAGAAAACAAATTGACTTCTTCCGACATTACTGTTGGCCAAAGCCTGAAGATTCCCCAGAAATATAAGATCCATAAGGTTGTATCAGGCGATACATTGTGGAAGATTTCTTCTAAATATAAGGTAACCACAAGCGATTTGACGAAATTAAATAACTTACAAACGGTTACCCTTAAAGTGGGCCAAAAATTGAAGATTCCGGATTATTACTACCAGGTTCAATTGCTTGGCGGAAAAAAGGGATGGATAAAGAAATCCCAACTTCAAAAAAGGGCGCAAAAACGTATCGTCATGGGCTGGACGCATAATGGATCGAAAGAAAACTACACCCAACAAATTAAACACCCCAATTTAAATGTAGTTTCTCCTCGTTCCTATACACTGACGGATACCGGTAATTATGTTTCCGTTTCTGTAGATGAAAAACTCGTCCAAAACGCTCATAAACAAGGAAAACAAGTTTGGCAACTTATCGGTAATAAATTTGACCCTGTTTTAACTGGCTCTGTACTAGGCAGTACAAAAAAACGCCAGAAATTAGTTTCAACTTTACGCGATTCACTTGTAAAAACTAAAAGTGATGGAATAAATGTAGATTTTGAAAACATCGATCCAAAAAATAAGAAGGACTTTGTACTTTTCATAGGCGAACTTAAAAAGGCACTAAAACCACATGGAATTAAAGTATCTGTGGATGTCACCCGAGAAAATGAAGACCCTTTTTGGTCAAAAAGTCTAGATAGGAAAGCACTTGGCAAAATAGCGGATTATATAATCATAATGGGTTATGACGAGCATTGGGGAGGAAGCCCAGTAGCCGGGTCTGTTTCCTCGTTACCTTGGATCAAAGAAGGAACGAAGCTTTTAATGAAAGAGGTACCTGCCCATAAGATCATATTGGCTGTACCATTTTATACGAGAGAATGGGTAACCGATTTATCGACCAATAAAGTGAAAAGTCATGACCGTACCATGGCTGAGGTCAACAAAATCATTTCATCTCATAAACTTAAAAAGGTATGGGATAAAAAGACTCAACAAAATCACGTGGAGTATACTTCCAAAGGGAAAAAGTATCAAATATGGATAGAAGATAAAAAATCGATGAAGCTCCGTATTGACCTGGTAAAACAAAATCATCTAGGCGGTGTATCTGCTTGGTACATTGGATCAGAAACTCCTGACATTTGGGATGTATATCATTTTAATCAATAG
- a CDS encoding fatty acid desaturase — protein sequence MTLQNTKNLRKQIAPFEQSTTKQSIWQIVNTLGPFIILWYLAYISLSVSYWLTLIPAVIAAGFLTRIFIIFHDCTHHSFFKSRRANRAVGTIMGVLTLFPFDQWGHEHSVHHATSGNLDKRGTGDIWTLTVDEYLAAPLKIRFAYRFYRNPLVMFGLGPIYVFLLKNRFNRKGARKKEKMNTYLTNALIVVLATLLCLAVGWQSFLLVQGSIFMISGSVGIWLFYVQHTFEDSYFEENEEWEYVLAAVEGSSFYKLPKLMQFLTGNIGYHHVHHLSPRVPNYKLEMAHNNTQPLKNVPTITLATSLRSLRFRLWDEESKNFVGFKDIKYLTKKSVSAQVKSEL from the coding sequence ATGACCTTGCAAAATACGAAGAACTTGAGAAAACAAATTGCTCCTTTTGAACAATCAACGACAAAGCAAAGTATATGGCAGATCGTCAATACCTTGGGGCCGTTCATCATTCTATGGTACCTAGCATATATAAGTCTTTCCGTTTCTTATTGGTTAACTTTAATTCCAGCCGTGATTGCAGCTGGCTTCTTGACAAGAATATTCATTATTTTCCATGATTGTACGCATCATTCATTTTTCAAAAGCCGCCGTGCGAATAGAGCAGTCGGTACGATCATGGGTGTTTTGACTTTATTCCCGTTTGATCAGTGGGGGCATGAGCATTCTGTGCATCACGCAACAAGCGGTAATTTGGATAAGCGGGGTACAGGAGATATTTGGACCCTTACGGTAGATGAATATTTGGCTGCACCGCTTAAAATTCGTTTTGCCTATCGTTTTTATCGCAATCCATTGGTTATGTTTGGTTTAGGTCCAATTTATGTATTCCTTCTTAAAAATAGATTTAACCGTAAAGGTGCTAGAAAGAAGGAGAAAATGAATACGTATTTGACGAATGCTTTAATCGTCGTATTAGCAACATTGCTTTGCCTGGCAGTAGGCTGGCAGTCGTTCCTTCTGGTACAAGGTTCCATTTTCATGATTTCTGGTTCAGTGGGCATTTGGCTGTTTTACGTCCAGCACACATTTGAGGACTCTTATTTTGAAGAAAATGAGGAGTGGGAATATGTATTAGCAGCAGTGGAAGGAAGTTCTTTTTATAAGCTTCCAAAACTGATGCAGTTCCTTACTGGTAATATCGGTTACCATCATGTTCACCATTTAAGTCCAAGGGTACCTAACTATAAATTGGAAATGGCTCACAATAATACGCAGCCTTTAAAGAACGTTCCAACGATTACTCTTGCGACAAGCTTGCGCTCACTCCGTTTCCGTTTATGGGATGAGGAATCCAAGAATTTTGTTGGATTTAAAGACATAAAATATTTAACGAAAAAAAGCGTTTCCGCTCAAGTGAAATCTGAACTGTAA
- a CDS encoding response regulator transcription factor produces the protein MIRIVIAEDQQMLLEAISSLLNLEEDIEIVGQASNGEEAMSLVQQLQPDVCIMDMEMPVMSGLEAAESLKSFECKVVILTTFRRTGYFQLALKANVSGYLLKDSPGEELACSIRSIMDGKRIYSPELIDESSSNNGREMGVLGLLADGQSKIEPSNQLSGTIGTVRKYLSTIKDKMKLPAG, from the coding sequence ATGATTCGAATTGTCATTGCAGAAGATCAGCAAATGCTGTTAGAGGCAATAAGTTCTCTACTCAATCTTGAAGAAGATATAGAAATTGTCGGGCAAGCCAGTAATGGAGAAGAAGCGATGTCACTTGTACAGCAATTACAGCCTGATGTTTGTATCATGGATATGGAGATGCCTGTAATGAGCGGACTTGAGGCAGCGGAATCTTTAAAGTCATTTGAATGCAAAGTGGTCATTTTAACGACATTTCGAAGGACTGGTTATTTTCAACTCGCATTAAAAGCTAATGTAAGTGGTTATTTATTGAAGGATAGCCCGGGTGAAGAGTTAGCCTGCTCGATTCGCAGCATAATGGATGGCAAGCGAATATACTCCCCAGAACTTATAGATGAGTCTTCCAGCAATAATGGCCGGGAAATGGGAGTGTTAGGGCTTTTAGCCGATGGTCAATCCAAAATTGAACCGTCTAATCAGCTAAGCGGCACAATAGGGACAGTTAGGAAATATCTTTCGACCATCAAGGATAAAATGAAGTTACCGGCTGGTTAG
- the argS gene encoding arginine--tRNA ligase, giving the protein MTMNKPIAELISTALNNEMPASEIEKLMEKPKLMELGDVAFPCFTLAKKFKKSPQVIASEIAQQLNSKLIQEVNVVGGYLNIFVNQQMVTENVLQTILREKDQYGSMQPVQENVVIDYSSPNIAKPFSMGHLRSTVIGNALANIAEKNGYNAVRINHLGDWGTQFGKLIVAYKLWGDKEAIEASPIEELLKIYVKFHERAETDESLNEQARASFKSLEDGDEEALALWKWFRDASLKEFETIYDLLGIRFDSYAGEAFYNDKMDAVVGELKEKGLLTLSEGAYVVQLEDMPPCLITKTDGATLYATRDLAAAMYRKIQYEAKKTFYVVGNEQSLHFKQLFNVIEKMGYDWSKDLQHVAFGMMLKDGKKMSTRKGKVVLLADVLAEAIETAKRNIEEKNQALEQKELVARQVGVGAVIFNDLKNNRMNDIDFSLEQMMNFEGETGPYVQYTFARISSLLEKGEFKEQAIQYDALGEYAWSVIQLLEQYPIIVQKSFEQADPSQIAKFSLQLSRAFNKYYAHTKILVEDEWKQMKLSFAFSVAIVLKDALSLLGISAPTKM; this is encoded by the coding sequence ATGACGATGAATAAACCAATTGCAGAATTGATTTCAACTGCTTTGAACAATGAAATGCCAGCAAGTGAAATAGAAAAATTAATGGAAAAGCCAAAATTGATGGAGTTAGGTGATGTCGCCTTTCCGTGCTTTACTCTTGCGAAAAAATTCAAAAAATCGCCTCAAGTGATTGCGTCTGAAATAGCCCAACAATTAAACAGTAAGTTGATCCAAGAAGTGAACGTAGTGGGGGGTTATCTGAATATCTTCGTCAATCAACAGATGGTGACGGAAAACGTGCTGCAAACGATATTAAGGGAAAAGGATCAGTATGGTTCGATGCAGCCTGTACAGGAAAATGTCGTGATTGATTATTCCTCCCCGAATATTGCCAAGCCTTTTTCCATGGGGCACTTACGCTCAACGGTCATAGGGAATGCGCTGGCTAACATTGCCGAAAAAAACGGCTACAATGCAGTGCGTATTAATCATTTAGGAGATTGGGGCACGCAATTCGGTAAGTTGATTGTCGCGTATAAGCTGTGGGGCGACAAAGAGGCAATCGAAGCTTCGCCGATTGAGGAATTATTGAAAATCTATGTGAAGTTCCATGAAAGAGCTGAAACGGATGAATCGTTGAATGAACAAGCACGCGCAAGCTTCAAGTCGCTTGAAGATGGGGACGAGGAAGCACTGGCATTGTGGAAATGGTTCAGGGATGCGTCTCTAAAAGAATTTGAGACGATTTACGATTTATTGGGCATCCGTTTTGATTCCTATGCCGGCGAAGCGTTTTACAATGACAAAATGGATGCTGTTGTCGGGGAACTAAAAGAAAAAGGCTTACTTACCTTATCCGAAGGTGCCTATGTCGTGCAATTGGAAGATATGCCGCCTTGTTTGATTACGAAAACGGATGGTGCGACACTTTATGCCACGCGTGATTTAGCTGCAGCCATGTATCGTAAAATACAGTATGAGGCGAAGAAAACATTTTATGTTGTCGGAAACGAACAATCCCTGCACTTTAAGCAACTCTTTAACGTCATAGAAAAAATGGGCTATGATTGGTCAAAAGATTTGCAGCACGTAGCATTTGGCATGATGTTAAAAGACGGTAAGAAAATGTCGACACGTAAAGGGAAAGTCGTGCTGCTTGCGGATGTATTGGCAGAGGCGATCGAAACTGCGAAGCGCAATATTGAAGAAAAAAATCAAGCGCTTGAACAGAAAGAGCTGGTTGCAAGACAGGTTGGTGTCGGAGCGGTAATCTTTAATGATTTAAAAAATAACCGTATGAACGATATTGATTTTTCATTAGAGCAAATGATGAATTTTGAGGGAGAAACGGGTCCATATGTACAGTACACATTTGCGCGAATTTCCTCATTGCTTGAAAAAGGTGAATTTAAAGAGCAGGCCATCCAGTATGACGCTTTAGGAGAATATGCGTGGTCAGTCATCCAGCTGCTGGAGCAATACCCGATCATTGTCCAAAAATCATTTGAACAAGCCGACCCATCACAAATCGCGAAATTTAGCTTGCAGTTATCGCGTGCATTCAATAAGTATTATGCACATACGAAAATCTTAGTTGAAGATGAATGGAAACAAATGAAGCTCTCATTCGCTTTTTCTGTTGCGATTGTTTTAAAGGATGCGCTAAGTTTATTGGGAATTTCGGCGCCGACTAAAATGTAA
- a CDS encoding LacI family DNA-binding transcriptional regulator, which yields MVKQENAKVTIYDVAREAGVSKTSVSRYLGGRYDELSDKTRKKIELAINKMEYRPNTMARGLKSNKSYLIGIIVADINNPYTTAILRGAEDICSQNGYNLMICNSDNNPEKERGYFDMLLSHRIDGLIIHTTGGNHDMLKQMQEQKTPIILLDRKVPDLEIDTVGLDNFQATSQAVNYLVGQNYERIAFFSEPASKVSTRYERRLSFQQTLMSHSHPSSGDVYEVNVDDLKDVESKLQHFLDDSKGVSRAILTANSVVLLKLILLLQEKKLSVPEDLAMMGFDNPDWSTIVYSGITTIEQPTYQIGVAAMEMILRRIDGQVSPAQTMAYQAKLNVRQTTPFIQK from the coding sequence ATGGTTAAACAAGAAAACGCAAAAGTTACAATTTACGATGTTGCTAGAGAAGCAGGTGTTTCAAAAACCTCCGTTTCCCGTTATTTAGGGGGGAGATATGATGAACTCTCTGACAAAACCCGTAAGAAAATCGAGCTGGCGATCAACAAAATGGAGTACCGCCCAAACACGATGGCAAGAGGGCTCAAAAGCAATAAGAGTTATTTGATTGGAATCATCGTGGCGGACATCAACAATCCATATACGACGGCCATCCTTCGGGGGGCTGAGGATATATGCAGCCAGAATGGATATAATCTGATGATTTGCAATTCGGATAATAACCCCGAGAAGGAAAGAGGCTATTTTGATATGCTTCTATCCCATCGCATCGACGGACTTATCATTCATACGACTGGCGGAAATCACGACATGCTAAAACAGATGCAAGAGCAAAAGACCCCGATCATCCTTTTGGATCGGAAGGTGCCAGATCTTGAAATCGATACGGTAGGATTGGATAATTTTCAGGCTACTTCACAAGCGGTCAATTATTTGGTTGGCCAAAATTATGAACGAATTGCTTTTTTCAGTGAACCTGCAAGCAAGGTCAGTACCAGGTATGAACGGCGGCTATCCTTTCAGCAAACGCTGATGAGCCACAGTCATCCGAGTTCAGGTGATGTTTATGAAGTCAATGTCGACGATTTAAAAGATGTCGAGTCCAAGCTCCAGCATTTTTTAGATGACTCAAAAGGAGTATCAAGAGCTATATTGACGGCAAATAGCGTCGTGCTATTAAAATTAATTTTACTTTTACAAGAAAAGAAACTGTCGGTCCCGGAAGATTTAGCCATGATGGGATTTGATAATCCTGATTGGAGCACCATTGTTTATTCGGGCATTACAACGATTGAACAGCCCACATACCAGATAGGGGTCGCTGCTATGGAAATGATCCTGCGCCGCATTGATGGACAGGTTTCCCCAGCGCAGACAATGGCGTATCAAGCGAAATTGAATGTTAGGCAAACGACGCCTTTTATACAGAAATAA